Proteins co-encoded in one Corynebacterium lujinxingii genomic window:
- a CDS encoding SdrD B-like domain-containing protein, with product MDGYTAPAEQTVTVEKDQNTTLEKLAPTRDKGSVSGSVDPDVVSKVELVDPETQERLEVPMDESGNLDLKDIPTGDYTVVVTPKDGYTAPAEQTVTVEKDQNTTLEKLAPTRDKGSVSGSVDPDVVSKVELVDPETQERLEVPMDESGNLDLKDIPTGDYTVVVTPKDGYTAPAEQTVTVEKDQNTELDNLNPTPVPTPTPTTSEPTTSTPEPTTSTPEPTTSTPEPTTSTPEPTTSTPEPTTSTPEPTTSTPEPTTSTPEPTTSTPEPTTSTPEPTTSTPEPTTSTPEPTTSTPEPTTSTPEPTTSTPEPTTSTPEPTTSTPEPTTSTPVEDDKPTGAIVGKVTDDKGDPLPSTDENGNRTPSKVTVTDDKGNKVGEPVETDENGEFTIPELPDGEYVVSVETPEGHNDPKPQVVEVKDGKPTEIPPFVSTNPTRDLEDKSDRIVPGTIGGWLLDDGNNPIRDSEIRLVKEGVVDPTTGETFDYEIPVTVDEDGFFVTPEIDFDYFPDGEAEFDLDITLPEGWPDVDVNGDPLDRKVTVKEDEPTNLDKIRVQAPETQSIEGRVDDGNGKAVPGTVVVVTDPRGNSKVVPVEDDGSFKIDDVIPGVHEVEVLTPGNDRDVDPIKVPVREGDKVELPEIHLTPNASLELEKQVWGRDADFNEQVKDDDGNLVDDVWTMKAGEDLYYEFFITNTGDTPISNIKIDDPELEKRNIELTMPEGWTAESELAPGATEVFKAKMTAPDAFDFNNIATANGVTGAGDKVGSAPDSAYTKFMDGSVEKKVNARFATNPDKPARLGVQDAMGFTYEVKNTGSAPMVNVTLTDAVYEGEYDPNHPKFDPEQMKKVKDLEIIEPEGFNGTLLPGQKVIFTAEIPEGLTPGLRHHNAAEARGELPKRPARGRGIAGEPDYGEDPSSVLIISPRENLKGNAHIIVDKGAALAGDRRAVLWIDDNGNGKQDPGEGVSGLDVSLVPTDGSPAVAGATNEDGNVLFESVPYGEYTFQVKNPGNLRLVDPKDPNNNSFKAGSVLETKPFTVDTEDEVFENIQLEKGNGVSGGGGLNGEGNGAVDGEVDGIIEEDGSSLGKCLATASSVSNPVAWLVPIGLLSAVMGGIGVMFEDELNAAAAQANEAVRRVMPNVDLGIGFEQPQWMAETQAKWQAQIDQVNRQLAQINPAAPAAAAGVGVLAIAGLLTGLYYASCQLGWNEPTEGGSSSGSSSSTEGEDVEGTEGGSSFGSSSRAGGENVEGETAGSSFEGSSKKNEDEADAEEAPADEAAAN from the coding sequence ATGGATGGGTACACCGCGCCTGCTGAGCAGACGGTGACGGTGGAGAAAGACCAGAACACCACGCTGGAGAAGTTGGCACCGACGCGTGATAAGGGTTCGGTGTCTGGTTCGGTTGATCCGGATGTGGTGTCCAAGGTTGAGTTGGTTGACCCGGAGACGCAGGAGCGTCTTGAGGTGCCGATGGATGAATCCGGCAACCTGGATCTGAAGGACATCCCGACGGGTGATTACACCGTTGTGGTCACGCCGAAGGATGGGTACACCGCGCCTGCTGAGCAGACGGTGACGGTGGAGAAAGACCAGAACACCACGCTGGAGAAGTTGGCACCGACGCGTGATAAGGGTTCGGTGTCTGGTTCGGTTGATCCGGATGTGGTGTCCAAGGTTGAGTTGGTTGACCCGGAGACGCAGGAGCGTCTTGAGGTGCCGATGGATGAATCCGGCAACCTGGATCTGAAGGACATCCCGACGGGTGATTACACCGTTGTGGTCACGCCGAAGGATGGGTACACCGCGCCTGCTGAGCAGACGGTGACGGTGGAGAAAGACCAGAACACCGAGCTGGATAACCTCAATCCGACTCCGGTTCCGACGCCGACGCCGACGACCTCGGAACCGACCACGTCAACTCCGGAACCGACCACGTCGACCCCGGAACCGACCACGTCGACCCCGGAACCGACCACGTCGACCCCGGAACCGACCACGTCAACTCCGGAACCGACCACGTCGACCCCGGAACCGACCACGTCGACCCCGGAACCGACCACGTCAACTCCGGAACCGACCACGTCAACTCCGGAACCGACCACGTCAACTCCGGAACCGACCACGTCAACTCCGGAACCGACCACGTCGACCCCGGAACCGACCACGTCGACCCCGGAACCGACCACGTCAACTCCGGAACCGACCACGTCGACCCCGGAACCGACCACGTCAACTCCGGAACCGACCACGTCGACCCCGGAACCGACCACATCGACACCGGTCGAGGATGACAAGCCGACTGGCGCCATCGTCGGCAAGGTCACTGATGATAAGGGCGACCCGCTGCCGAGCACGGATGAGAACGGCAACCGGACTCCGTCGAAGGTGACTGTCACCGACGACAAGGGCAATAAGGTTGGCGAGCCTGTTGAGACCGACGAGAACGGTGAGTTCACGATTCCGGAGCTTCCGGACGGCGAGTACGTCGTTTCCGTGGAGACCCCGGAGGGCCACAACGATCCGAAGCCTCAGGTGGTTGAGGTCAAGGATGGCAAGCCGACGGAGATCCCGCCGTTTGTCTCCACCAACCCGACTCGTGATCTGGAGGATAAGTCGGACCGTATCGTGCCGGGCACGATCGGCGGCTGGTTGCTTGATGACGGCAACAACCCGATCCGCGATTCCGAGATCCGTCTCGTGAAGGAAGGCGTGGTCGACCCGACTACCGGTGAGACCTTCGATTACGAGATCCCGGTCACGGTTGATGAGGACGGTTTCTTCGTCACCCCGGAGATCGACTTCGACTACTTCCCGGACGGTGAAGCCGAGTTCGACCTGGACATCACCCTGCCGGAGGGTTGGCCGGATGTCGATGTCAACGGCGACCCGTTGGACCGTAAGGTCACGGTGAAGGAGGACGAGCCGACGAACCTGGATAAGATTCGCGTGCAGGCGCCTGAGACGCAGTCCATTGAGGGCCGTGTCGACGACGGTAACGGCAAGGCTGTGCCGGGCACTGTTGTTGTGGTGACCGATCCGCGCGGCAATTCCAAGGTTGTGCCGGTCGAGGATGATGGTTCGTTCAAGATTGACGATGTCATCCCGGGTGTGCACGAGGTTGAGGTGCTCACCCCGGGCAATGATCGTGATGTTGATCCGATCAAGGTCCCGGTCCGTGAGGGCGACAAGGTTGAACTCCCGGAGATTCACCTGACGCCAAACGCGTCCCTTGAGCTGGAAAAGCAGGTCTGGGGCCGCGACGCTGACTTCAACGAGCAGGTCAAGGACGACGACGGCAACCTTGTCGACGACGTCTGGACGATGAAGGCTGGCGAGGATCTTTACTACGAGTTCTTCATCACCAACACTGGCGATACTCCGATCAGCAACATCAAGATTGATGACCCGGAGCTGGAAAAGCGCAACATTGAGCTGACCATGCCGGAGGGCTGGACTGCTGAGTCTGAGCTTGCCCCGGGTGCCACCGAGGTGTTCAAGGCGAAGATGACCGCGCCGGATGCGTTCGACTTCAACAACATCGCCACCGCCAACGGTGTGACGGGCGCGGGCGACAAGGTTGGTTCCGCCCCGGATTCCGCATACACGAAGTTCATGGACGGCTCCGTGGAGAAGAAGGTCAACGCCCGCTTCGCGACGAATCCGGATAAGCCGGCTCGTCTTGGTGTCCAGGATGCGATGGGCTTCACCTACGAGGTGAAGAACACCGGTTCTGCTCCGATGGTGAATGTCACTTTGACTGACGCTGTGTACGAGGGTGAATACGATCCCAACCACCCGAAGTTCGATCCGGAGCAGATGAAGAAGGTCAAGGACCTCGAGATCATCGAGCCGGAGGGCTTTAACGGCACGCTGCTGCCGGGCCAGAAGGTCATCTTCACCGCGGAGATCCCGGAGGGGCTGACCCCGGGTCTGCGTCACCACAATGCCGCAGAGGCACGTGGTGAGTTGCCGAAGCGTCCGGCACGTGGTCGCGGTATCGCTGGTGAACCGGACTACGGCGAGGATCCGTCGTCGGTGCTGATCATCTCCCCGCGTGAGAATCTGAAGGGCAACGCGCACATCATCGTCGATAAGGGCGCTGCTCTTGCGGGCGATCGTCGCGCGGTGCTGTGGATCGACGACAACGGCAACGGCAAGCAGGATCCGGGCGAGGGTGTCAGCGGCCTTGATGTTTCGCTGGTGCCGACCGACGGCTCCCCGGCTGTTGCGGGTGCGACGAACGAGGACGGCAATGTGCTGTTCGAGAGCGTCCCCTACGGCGAGTACACGTTCCAGGTCAAGAACCCGGGCAACCTGCGTCTGGTTGATCCGAAGGATCCGAACAACAACTCGTTTAAGGCCGGCTCTGTTCTTGAGACCAAGCCGTTCACCGTTGACACTGAGGACGAGGTCTTCGAAAACATCCAGCTCGAGAAGGGCAACGGTGTTTCCGGTGGCGGCGGTCTCAATGGTGAGGGCAACGGCGCTGTCGACGGCGAAGTTGACGGCATCATCGAAGAGGATGGCAGCTCCCTGGGCAAGTGCCTCGCGACGGCGTCTTCCGTGTCCAACCCGGTTGCGTGGCTGGTCCCGATCGGCCTGCTGAGTGCCGTCATGGGCGGCATCGGCGTGATGTTCGAAGACGAGCTCAACGCAGCCGCGGCTCAGGCCAACGAGGCCGTGCGTCGTGTGATGCCGAACGTCGACCTGGGCATCGGCTTCGAGCAGCCGCAGTGGATGGCTGAGACCCAGGCAAAGTGGCAGGCACAAATCGACCAGGTGAACCGTCAGCTGGCGCAGATCAACCCAGCTGCACCGGCAGCGGCCGCAGGTGTTGGTGTGCTGGCCATCGCGGGTCTGCTCACCGGCCTGTACTACGCCTCTTGCCAGCTCGGCTGGAACGAGCCGACCGAGGGCGGTAGCTCCTCCGGTTCCTCGAGCAGCACCGAGGGTGAGGACGTTGAGGGCACCGAAGGCGGCAGCTCCTTCGGTTCCTCGAGCCGCGCCGGGGGCGAGAACGTCGAGGGCGAGACCGCAGGTTCCTCCTTCGAGGGCTCGTCCAAGAAGAACGAAGACGAGGCTGACGCTGAGGAGGCCCCGGCCGACGAGGCCGCGGCGAACTAA
- a CDS encoding MSCRAMM family protein, translated as MKRVFGVEACLKTPVQIGNLFNSLVPEVRVLCTSCSNFSHIEQTTIGAILKNASNPFEFNSNAAQGPSNPERYNASSSADRSARRGFSGKRTAVAGMTAVSLALSGLTVPSVVGGGGSGFAEAQTANAANEMPVTASVNYDKGDAFYSVFSDLREVPGKIDTFHVRLKPLEYKNRKFTVTESFPVEAVYRYGFTDQNGKADTYEQSISGIGVPDADGRGFVFTLDEPIKDMKAHGSVRFAADPNRISAVELNADGTVKVNGKGNPRSADLPNAAGQAGVISYSKGSVSGTVDPKGVDKVELVDAQGKRYTASIDATTGEVTLGELPEGNYTLVIDPADGYVKPADRTVPVKAGEDTRLGDLTPQRETGSIGGSVSNVPSGANLQVRVTGKDDTTRGVSEVVDVVDGSYSISDLPTGDYLVEVVAETVPDGYSVSGGQSATVTHNGTDTKNFEISSGRGKLTVNLTTNTPVEINAVHDGVTYAFGPRENSFTWNAAPIGDYTVGVDAPEGYTVEGDTSVNVPEDGEAIANVKVTRDKGSVSGSVDPDVVSKVELVDPETQERLEVPMDESGNLDLKDIPTGDYTVVVTPKDGYTAPAEQTVTVEKDQNTTLEKLAPTRDKGSVSGSVDPDVVSKVELVDPETQERLEVPMDESGNLDLKDIPTGDYTVVVTPKDGYTAPAEQTVTVEKDQNTTLEKLAPTRDKGSVSGSVDPDVVSKVELVDPETQERLEVPMDESGNLDLKDIPTGDYTVVVTPKDGWVHRAC; from the coding sequence ATGAAACGTGTATTTGGCGTGGAAGCGTGCTTGAAAACGCCTGTCCAAATTGGTAATTTGTTCAACAGTCTCGTGCCTGAAGTTCGTGTTCTATGTACTTCTTGCTCGAATTTCTCCCATATTGAACAAACAACCATTGGAGCAATTTTGAAGAACGCTTCTAACCCGTTCGAGTTCAACTCGAATGCCGCCCAGGGCCCTTCGAACCCTGAGCGCTATAACGCATCCTCCTCCGCGGACCGTTCAGCCCGCCGCGGCTTCTCCGGCAAGCGCACCGCAGTGGCGGGCATGACCGCTGTGTCGCTGGCGCTTTCCGGCTTGACCGTGCCGAGTGTTGTTGGTGGGGGTGGTTCCGGGTTTGCTGAGGCCCAAACGGCTAATGCTGCCAACGAAATGCCAGTAACAGCTTCTGTAAATTACGACAAGGGTGACGCTTTTTACTCCGTATTCTCAGACCTTCGGGAAGTGCCAGGTAAAATCGACACCTTCCATGTGAGGTTGAAACCTCTGGAGTACAAAAACCGGAAGTTCACCGTAACCGAGTCATTCCCTGTTGAGGCCGTTTATCGCTACGGGTTTACGGACCAGAACGGCAAAGCGGATACATACGAACAATCCATTTCCGGAATCGGTGTGCCTGATGCCGACGGTCGCGGCTTCGTTTTTACGCTGGATGAGCCAATTAAAGACATGAAGGCCCATGGCTCGGTGCGGTTTGCTGCGGATCCAAACCGGATTTCTGCGGTGGAGCTCAATGCAGACGGAACCGTCAAAGTCAATGGTAAAGGAAACCCTCGCTCGGCTGATCTTCCGAATGCGGCTGGTCAGGCGGGAGTTATCTCCTACTCCAAGGGCTCGGTGTCTGGCACGGTTGATCCGAAGGGCGTTGACAAGGTTGAGCTGGTTGATGCGCAGGGTAAGCGCTACACAGCGTCGATCGATGCCACCACGGGTGAGGTGACGTTGGGTGAGTTGCCGGAGGGGAATTACACCTTGGTGATTGATCCGGCTGATGGTTATGTGAAGCCTGCGGATCGTACGGTGCCGGTGAAGGCTGGTGAGGACACCCGGCTCGGTGATCTAACGCCGCAGCGCGAGACCGGCTCTATTGGTGGTTCTGTGTCGAATGTTCCTAGTGGGGCGAATCTCCAGGTCCGCGTGACCGGCAAAGATGACACGACTCGAGGCGTTTCCGAGGTGGTCGATGTCGTCGATGGTTCTTACTCGATTTCGGACTTGCCGACCGGCGACTACCTCGTGGAAGTAGTTGCCGAGACTGTGCCTGATGGGTACTCGGTCAGCGGTGGCCAGTCGGCAACCGTCACGCATAACGGCACCGACACGAAGAACTTCGAGATTTCTTCTGGACGCGGCAAATTAACGGTCAACCTAACCACGAATACCCCGGTTGAGATTAATGCGGTTCACGACGGGGTGACATACGCATTCGGCCCGCGGGAAAATTCGTTTACGTGGAATGCTGCCCCGATCGGCGACTACACGGTGGGAGTCGATGCCCCGGAGGGCTACACGGTTGAGGGCGACACCTCGGTTAACGTGCCTGAAGATGGCGAAGCTATTGCCAACGTGAAGGTCACGCGTGATAAGGGTTCGGTGTCTGGTTCGGTTGATCCGGATGTGGTGTCCAAGGTTGAGTTGGTTGACCCGGAGACGCAGGAGCGTCTTGAGGTGCCGATGGATGAATCCGGCAACCTGGATCTGAAGGACATCCCGACGGGTGATTACACCGTTGTGGTCACGCCGAAGGATGGGTACACCGCGCCTGCTGAGCAGACGGTGACGGTGGAGAAAGACCAGAACACCACGCTGGAGAAGTTGGCACCGACGCGTGATAAGGGTTCGGTGTCTGGTTCGGTTGATCCGGATGTGGTGTCCAAGGTTGAGTTGGTTGACCCGGAGACGCAGGAGCGTCTTGAGGTGCCGATGGATGAATCCGGCAACCTGGATCTGAAGGACATCCCGACGGGTGATTACACCGTTGTGGTCACGCCGAAGGATGGGTACACCGCGCCTGCTGAGCAGACGGTGACGGTGGAGAAAGACCAGAACACCACGCTGGAGAAGTTGGCACCGACGCGTGATAAGGGTTCGGTGTCTGGTTCGGTTGATCCGGATGTGGTGTCCAAGGTTGAGTTGGTTGACCCGGAGACGCAGGAGCGTCTTGAGGTGCCGATGGATGAATCCGGCAACCTGGATCTGAAGGACATCCCGACGGGTGATTACACCGTTGTGGTCACGCCGAAGGATGGATGGGTACACCGCGCCTGCTGA
- the mgtE gene encoding magnesium transporter: MNAEMIADLEKKLRRRRLGSRDLDAIQHGLSEMPLDDVIDLVERQPAKRGAVLVRLLPHGRAAVLFDALDPAHQAEIVEALGADEVAGLFDALGTEDRVMLLDYMPPEIAERFLNDLDEEERADTNLILGYEKGSVGRVMSPNVEVVGVDETVRGVVDKLRANVDDLETIYTVPVVDDQRLLAGVLSLRDLFKARADERASDVMRDTPFVRDDDNAEDAARRLLSSGLLAFPVVNDERNLVGIFTYDEAQDIVEHADSEDSARQGGAESLKQPYLSTPVLNLVRSRIVWLLVLAVSAILTVQVLGIFEDTLAEVTVLSLFIPLLTGTGGNTGNQAATTVTRALALHDVTKGDILKVMWREFRVGATLGAVLGVLGLGIAWAVFGQDIGIVIGSTLFCVCAMSATVGGMMPIVAKTVGADPAVFSNPFISTFCDATGLVIYFAIAKTVLGL; encoded by the coding sequence ATGAACGCGGAGATGATCGCGGACCTGGAAAAGAAGCTGCGGCGCCGCAGGTTGGGCTCAAGGGACCTGGACGCGATCCAGCACGGCCTGTCGGAGATGCCGCTCGATGACGTCATTGACCTCGTCGAACGCCAACCCGCGAAGCGTGGCGCGGTGCTGGTGCGGCTCCTTCCGCACGGCAGGGCCGCTGTGCTTTTCGACGCCCTCGATCCCGCTCACCAGGCCGAGATCGTCGAAGCGCTCGGGGCTGATGAGGTCGCAGGGCTTTTCGACGCCCTCGGCACCGAAGACCGCGTCATGCTCCTGGACTACATGCCGCCGGAGATCGCCGAGCGCTTCCTCAACGACTTGGACGAAGAGGAGCGCGCGGATACGAACCTCATCCTCGGCTACGAGAAGGGCTCCGTCGGCCGTGTCATGTCGCCGAATGTTGAGGTGGTGGGGGTTGATGAGACGGTGCGTGGGGTCGTCGACAAGCTACGCGCCAACGTTGATGACCTGGAGACGATTTACACCGTGCCGGTTGTCGACGACCAGCGCCTTCTCGCGGGTGTGCTGAGCCTGCGCGATCTGTTCAAAGCGCGTGCCGACGAGCGCGCCAGCGACGTCATGCGCGACACGCCGTTTGTGCGTGACGACGACAACGCCGAGGACGCTGCCCGCCGCCTGCTGTCATCAGGGCTATTGGCGTTTCCGGTGGTGAACGACGAGCGCAACCTGGTCGGCATTTTCACCTACGACGAGGCCCAGGACATCGTCGAGCACGCCGACAGCGAGGACTCCGCGCGCCAGGGTGGTGCCGAGTCGCTGAAGCAGCCGTACCTGTCCACGCCTGTGCTCAATCTGGTGCGCTCGCGCATCGTGTGGCTGCTCGTGCTGGCGGTCTCCGCGATCCTGACTGTGCAGGTGCTGGGTATTTTCGAGGACACGCTCGCCGAGGTCACCGTACTGTCGCTGTTTATCCCGCTGCTCACCGGCACCGGCGGCAACACCGGCAACCAGGCGGCGACGACGGTGACGCGTGCGCTTGCGCTTCACGACGTCACCAAAGGCGACATTCTGAAAGTCATGTGGCGCGAATTCCGCGTCGGCGCGACCCTCGGCGCGGTGCTGGGCGTGCTCGGTCTGGGCATCGCGTGGGCCGTTTTCGGGCAAGATATCGGGATTGTGATCGGTTCCACACTCTTCTGCGTGTGTGCGATGTCTGCGACTGTGGGCGGCATGATGCCGATCGTCGCAAAGACTGTCGGCGCGGACCCGGCGGTGTTTTCCAACCCGTTCATCTCTACCTTCTGCGACGCGACCGGATTGGTGATTTACTTCGCGATTGCTAAGACCGTTCTTGGCCTCTAA
- a CDS encoding prephenate dehydrogenase, whose product MTTYQLPPICILGLGLIGGSLMRDLHARGERVYGFTLHGARAARRDGFDVSDSMDEVLRRAEADGALIVVAVPMGAVASVLDQVALYAPSCDITDVVSVKNPVYDLIVERDMQARYVGGHPMAGTEFSGWNASHEGLFSSAAWAVTYDYAREGLADQHWAALFGTVCKLASVVGAEAVPVRVALHDEAVARVSHLPHVIAEALSLVGDRGGTLAQSLSAGSFRGATRVASTEPELVRNMCETNAESLVPVLDEFISLLQDARNSLDDDPASLSHLSEAGHRAHLRMAARKGARRESVSPVKISSRPVMRVHPGAPGWVDQLEQVESLGGRVEVF is encoded by the coding sequence GTGACTACATACCAACTGCCCCCAATCTGCATCCTCGGCCTCGGACTGATCGGCGGATCGCTCATGCGCGACCTCCACGCGCGCGGCGAACGTGTCTACGGCTTCACGCTGCACGGGGCGCGGGCGGCGCGCAGGGACGGCTTCGACGTCTCCGACTCCATGGATGAGGTGCTGCGCCGCGCCGAAGCCGACGGCGCGCTTATCGTCGTTGCGGTGCCCATGGGCGCGGTTGCGTCGGTGCTGGACCAGGTGGCGTTATATGCCCCGTCGTGCGACATCACTGACGTCGTGTCGGTGAAAAACCCGGTGTACGACCTCATCGTGGAACGGGACATGCAGGCGCGCTACGTCGGCGGCCACCCGATGGCGGGCACGGAGTTCTCCGGCTGGAACGCCTCCCACGAAGGGCTGTTCTCCAGCGCCGCGTGGGCGGTGACCTACGACTACGCCCGCGAGGGGCTCGCCGACCAGCACTGGGCAGCGCTGTTCGGCACCGTGTGCAAACTGGCGTCCGTCGTCGGCGCGGAGGCGGTGCCAGTGCGCGTTGCGCTTCACGACGAAGCCGTCGCCCGCGTCTCCCACCTCCCCCACGTCATCGCGGAGGCGCTGTCACTCGTCGGCGACCGCGGCGGCACCCTCGCTCAGTCCCTGTCCGCCGGGTCCTTCAGGGGTGCGACCCGGGTCGCCAGCACCGAACCCGAACTCGTGCGCAACATGTGCGAAACCAACGCCGAATCCCTCGTGCCGGTGCTCGACGAGTTCATCAGCCTGCTGCAGGACGCGCGCAATTCGCTTGACGACGACCCCGCGTCCCTTTCCCACCTCTCCGAAGCCGGCCACCGCGCGCACCTGCGCATGGCTGCCCGCAAGGGTGCCCGTCGCGAGTCGGTGTCGCCCGTGAAGATCTCGTCGCGCCCCGTCATGCGCGTCCACCCCGGTGCGCCCGGGTGGGTCGATCAGCTGGAGCAGGTCGAATCCCTCGGCGGGCGCGTGGAGGTGTTTTAG
- a CDS encoding beta strand repeat-containing protein, with the protein MAKTVRSRRVTIAAGALSLALVAPFVTPAQITPVAAAVDASAFETRYDTTNIWDSQEAQVEGLTLEPGDSIAPTANTIFNWNFSTDNGVLTVIRPSSTAAFRSGNVDIPVKVTPAEGEEYRTTLRLNIVDEQPPVTYEIPPVETRETLDFEGGRSVVVDAWDVPEGVTVDKQVGFQSIGVVGWDVEAQNGKIVVKAPGTFTSGDDVDIPVTFTDGTSTADRTLRIRALNPQTTGEDIAGTVGTIVGNVIGGATGTAGAGDLVGNLIGGLGGGGGLSGLIGGLIGGGDGSGSGSDSNTGGTGGGSRGGFLEGIVKVEVQPSAVVITDNANNNGSNNSVVVTDNANPSDIGSNNSVVVTNNANPTVDIRDNGSNNSAVVTNNANPSVVITDNANPTVDIRDNGSNNGSDNNVVITDNANPSDNFNDNGSNNSAVVTGNANPSVVITDNANAVITNNANPSDIGSNNSVVVTNNANPTVDIRDNASNNSAVVTGNANPSDIGSNNSAVITNNANPSDIGSNNSAVITNNANPSDIGSNNSAVITNNANPTVDFRDNASNNSAVVTGNANPSDIGSNNSAVVTGNANPSDIGSNNSAVITNNANPSDIGSNNSAVVTGNANPSVVVTGNASNNEVQVTGNANGGLVGSSKKGQKDESALVNANVNTAGGSSDPRCIAPLVGLGLPLIALVPLALAQQVKVPGLDDLSRQASRAFDNAVRNTGFDTAQVTAVGGGVVGVVAALLLTAAVRTCIPQVRGVDVNINGSSNKSVTTRPAPVVDTPTA; encoded by the coding sequence ATGGCTAAAACCGTCCGTTCCCGACGCGTCACCATTGCGGCGGGCGCACTCTCCCTGGCGCTGGTCGCGCCGTTCGTTACCCCGGCCCAGATCACCCCAGTCGCAGCTGCCGTCGACGCGTCCGCGTTCGAGACTCGCTACGACACAACCAATATCTGGGACTCCCAGGAAGCACAGGTCGAAGGCCTCACTCTCGAGCCGGGCGACAGCATCGCTCCGACCGCCAACACCATCTTCAACTGGAACTTCAGCACCGACAACGGCGTGCTTACCGTGATCCGCCCGTCCTCCACCGCAGCGTTCCGCTCCGGCAACGTGGACATCCCGGTGAAGGTGACCCCGGCCGAGGGCGAGGAGTACCGCACCACACTGCGCCTCAACATTGTCGACGAACAACCGCCGGTGACCTACGAAATCCCGCCGGTTGAGACCCGCGAAACCCTCGACTTCGAAGGCGGCCGCTCCGTGGTCGTCGACGCCTGGGACGTGCCGGAAGGCGTCACCGTGGACAAGCAAGTCGGCTTCCAGTCCATCGGCGTGGTCGGCTGGGACGTCGAGGCCCAGAACGGCAAGATCGTGGTCAAGGCGCCGGGCACCTTCACCTCCGGCGACGACGTGGACATCCCGGTGACGTTTACCGACGGCACCTCCACCGCCGACCGCACCCTGCGCATCCGCGCCCTGAACCCGCAGACCACCGGCGAGGACATCGCCGGCACTGTGGGCACCATCGTGGGCAACGTCATTGGTGGCGCAACCGGCACCGCTGGCGCAGGCGACCTCGTAGGCAACCTCATCGGCGGCCTGGGCGGCGGCGGTGGCCTGAGCGGCCTTATCGGCGGCCTCATCGGAGGTGGCGACGGCAGCGGCAGCGGTTCGGACTCCAACACCGGCGGCACCGGTGGTGGCTCGCGCGGCGGCTTCCTCGAGGGCATCGTCAAGGTCGAAGTCCAGCCGAGCGCAGTCGTGATCACCGACAACGCCAACAACAACGGTTCCAACAACTCCGTGGTTGTCACTGACAACGCGAACCCGAGCGACATCGGTTCCAACAACTCCGTCGTGGTGACCAACAACGCAAACCCGACCGTCGACATCCGCGACAACGGCTCGAATAACTCGGCCGTGGTCACCAACAACGCCAACCCGTCTGTTGTCATCACCGACAACGCGAACCCAACCGTGGACATCCGCGACAACGGCTCGAACAACGGCTCGGACAACAACGTCGTCATCACCGACAACGCCAACCCGAGCGACAACTTCAACGACAACGGCTCGAACAACTCGGCGGTCGTGACCGGCAACGCGAACCCGTCCGTTGTCATCACCGACAACGCCAACGCCGTCATCACCAACAACGCGAACCCGAGCGACATCGGCTCCAACAACTCCGTTGTGGTGACCAACAACGCGAACCCGACCGTCGACATCCGCGACAACGCGTCCAACAACTCGGCAGTCGTGACCGGCAACGCGAACCCGAGCGACATCGGCTCCAACAACTCGGCCGTCATCACCAACAACGCGAACCCGAGCGACATCGGTTCCAACAACTCGGCCGTCATCACCAACAACGCGAACCCGAGCGACATCGGTTCCAACAACTCGGCCGTGATCACCAACAACGCGAACCCGACCGTCGACTTCCGTGACAACGCGTCCAACAACTCGGCAGTCGTGACCGGCAACGCGAACCCGAGCGACATCGGCTCCAACAACTCGGCAGTCGTGACCGGCAACGCGAACCCGAGCGACATCGGCTCCAACAACTCGGCCGTAATCACCAACAACGCCAACCCGAGCGATATCGGCTCCAACAACTCGGCCGTCGTGACCGGCAACGCGAACCCGTCTGTCGTAGTCACCGGCAATGCGTCTAACAACGAGGTGCAGGTCACCGGCAACGCCAACGGCGGCCTGGTCGGTTCCTCGAAGAAGGGCCAGAAGGACGAGTCGGCACTGGTGAACGCCAACGTCAACACCGCCGGCGGCTCCTCCGACCCGCGCTGCATCGCCCCGCTGGTTGGTCTCGGCCTGCCGCTGATCGCCCTGGTACCGCTCGCCCTGGCGCAGCAGGTGAAGGTCCCGGGCCTGGATGATCTCTCCCGTCAGGCATCCCGCGCATTTGACAACGCCGTGCGCAACACCGGCTTCGACACCGCCCAGGTCACCGCTGTCGGCGGCGGTGTTGTCGGCGTGGTCGCTGCACTTCTGCTCACCGCAGCGGTGCGCACTTGCATCCCGCAGGTTCGCGGCGTTGATGTCAACATCAACGGCTCTAGCAACAAGAGTGTGACCACAAGGCCGGCTCCGGTCGTCGATACGCCGACCGCGTAA